A region of Streptomyces sp. NBC_01788 DNA encodes the following proteins:
- a CDS encoding Zn-ribbon domain-containing OB-fold protein: protein MYYLSGNTVPRAAGTTTGLLAPTARDTQALYFQRCTWCGTAVYHRLLCPVCRGSDLRTERSAGTGTVRHSTVVNRNSPAARNVSLVEMSEGFVVRGRVMGPPIGIHGGDRVRLSTAKDPVRGEPVFQLVDEPYGAWS from the coding sequence GTGTACTACCTCTCAGGCAACACCGTTCCCCGGGCGGCCGGCACCACGACCGGCCTTCTCGCGCCCACGGCCCGCGACACGCAGGCCCTGTACTTCCAGCGCTGCACGTGGTGCGGCACGGCCGTGTACCACCGGCTGCTGTGCCCCGTCTGCCGGGGCAGCGACCTGCGCACCGAGCGCAGCGCGGGGACGGGCACGGTCCGCCACTCCACGGTGGTGAACCGCAACTCCCCCGCCGCGCGCAATGTTTCGCTGGTCGAGATGAGCGAGGGCTTCGTCGTACGGGGCCGGGTCATGGGACCGCCCATCGGCATCCACGGCGGGGACCGGGTGCGGCTGTCCACGGCGAAGGACCCGGTGCGCGGCGAGCCGGTGTTCCAGCTGGTCGACGAGCCCTACGGCGCCTGGAGCTGA
- a CDS encoding SDR family NAD(P)-dependent oxidoreductase, with the protein MTDSGRFDGYGVLITGAGRGIGAATARRLAEEGAGVLVTDVDGDVAERTAAALRERGLTARAHELDVADRDAVPAAVELAVRTFGSLDVLVNCAAHCTPDTPLFEDDPEAVWARDLDVTLTGAYRCCRAALPHLAAAGRGVIVSIGSVNGVQDFGNHGYSAAKAGLASLTRTLAGHAAARGVRVNLVVPGTVRTSAWEGREAELDRVRDLYPLGRVGEPEDIAAAVAFLASRDAAWITGTTLTVDGGLTAVNTAFRAAVQEEREEADT; encoded by the coding sequence ATGACGGACAGCGGGCGATTCGACGGGTACGGGGTTCTCATCACCGGCGCGGGCCGGGGCATCGGCGCGGCCACCGCGCGCAGGCTGGCGGAGGAGGGGGCCGGGGTCCTGGTCACCGACGTGGACGGGGACGTGGCGGAGCGGACGGCGGCGGCGCTGCGCGAACGCGGACTCACCGCGCGGGCACATGAGTTGGACGTCGCGGACCGGGACGCCGTCCCGGCGGCGGTGGAACTGGCCGTCCGTACCTTCGGATCCCTCGACGTCCTGGTCAACTGCGCGGCGCACTGCACGCCCGACACCCCGCTGTTCGAGGACGACCCGGAAGCGGTGTGGGCCCGCGACCTCGACGTCACCCTGACCGGCGCCTACCGCTGCTGCCGCGCCGCCCTGCCCCACCTGGCGGCGGCCGGCAGGGGAGTGATCGTCAGCATCGGCTCGGTCAACGGCGTCCAGGACTTCGGCAACCACGGCTACAGCGCGGCCAAGGCGGGGCTGGCCTCGCTCACCCGCACCCTCGCCGGACACGCCGCCGCCCGCGGGGTCCGCGTCAACCTGGTGGTGCCGGGCACGGTCCGCACCTCGGCCTGGGAGGGACGGGAGGCCGAACTCGACCGGGTCCGCGACCTGTACCCGCTGGGCCGGGTCGGGGAACCGGAGGACATCGCCGCCGCGGTGGCCTTCCTCGCCTCCCGCGACGCGGCCTGGATCACCGGCACCACCCTGACCGTCGACGGCGGCCTCACCGCGGTCAACACCGCTTTCCGCGCTGCCGTTCAGGAGGAGCGGGAGGAGGCCGACACCTGA
- a CDS encoding glycosyltransferase 87 family protein translates to MPGRTGRMAQVCEALRDDGAGAVKGIWARSQGGRVRCRLIGQWLTGHAGWCLAASVAVHVVAVVTHPTHPLDLRVYREAAPHVLSGGLYDYALLTTPPIPRLPFTYPPFAALVFLPLSRLPWAVLVALWQTLSVAALVVVAVCAVRLLGPRPGVRGRRQALLWAAAGLWLEPVRHTLDQGQVNLLLGAVVLWGLAVPRAAPGRGAGVGLAAAVKLTPAVGGLYLLATRQWRAAAWAVATAALATALAWGIAPRESARYWSTLVTDTGRVGPVWSVRNQSLRGAVARLLGQDATATMVLWAVLALVTVALVGALRAGLRRHDLLGVLVAVELYGLLVSPVSWSHHWIWCLPAMIWLAHGPLRGRPLSRVTLGLWAVVTVARVVPALIGAEDHEVHPGAYPALLAWPGCVYAGCAVLTLAAVARGAGEHDRPVLAAGGARERDRSEVAGG, encoded by the coding sequence ATGCCGGGTCGAACCGGACGAATGGCTCAGGTGTGCGAGGCGCTGCGAGACGACGGGGCGGGTGCGGTGAAGGGGATCTGGGCCAGGAGCCAGGGGGGCCGGGTCAGGTGTCGGCTGATCGGACAGTGGCTCACCGGTCATGCGGGCTGGTGTCTGGCCGCCTCCGTGGCGGTGCACGTCGTCGCCGTCGTCACCCACCCGACGCATCCGCTGGACCTGCGCGTCTACCGCGAGGCCGCGCCGCACGTGCTCTCCGGCGGTCTGTACGACTACGCGCTGCTCACCACCCCGCCCATCCCGCGGTTGCCGTTCACCTACCCGCCCTTCGCCGCGCTGGTGTTCCTGCCGTTGTCGCGGCTTCCGTGGGCGGTACTGGTCGCGCTCTGGCAGACGCTGTCCGTGGCGGCCCTGGTCGTCGTCGCCGTGTGCGCGGTGCGGCTGCTGGGCCCGCGCCCGGGCGTCCGGGGCCGGCGGCAGGCGCTGCTCTGGGCAGCCGCCGGGCTGTGGCTGGAACCCGTGCGCCACACCCTCGACCAGGGCCAGGTCAACCTGCTGCTGGGAGCCGTGGTCCTGTGGGGTCTTGCCGTGCCGCGCGCCGCGCCGGGCAGGGGAGCGGGGGTGGGCCTGGCGGCGGCGGTGAAGCTGACCCCGGCCGTCGGCGGTCTGTACCTGCTGGCGACCCGGCAGTGGCGGGCCGCCGCGTGGGCGGTCGCGACCGCGGCCCTGGCGACCGCGCTCGCCTGGGGCATCGCCCCGCGCGAGTCAGCCCGCTACTGGTCCACGCTCGTCACGGACACCGGCAGGGTCGGCCCCGTCTGGTCGGTGCGCAACCAGTCACTGCGCGGGGCCGTCGCCCGACTGCTCGGTCAGGACGCCACCGCCACCATGGTCCTCTGGGCCGTGCTCGCCCTGGTGACGGTGGCGCTGGTCGGTGCCCTGCGCGCGGGCCTGCGACGGCACGACCTGCTCGGCGTGCTGGTCGCCGTGGAGCTGTACGGGCTGCTGGTGAGCCCCGTCTCGTGGAGCCACCACTGGATCTGGTGCCTGCCCGCCATGATCTGGCTGGCCCACGGCCCCCTTCGCGGCCGCCCGCTCAGCCGGGTCACGCTCGGGTTGTGGGCCGTGGTCACCGTGGCCCGCGTGGTGCCCGCCCTGATCGGCGCCGAGGACCACGAGGTCCACCCCGGCGCCTATCCGGCGCTGCTCGCCTGGCCCGGCTGCGTCTACGCCGGATGCGCCGTGCTGACGCTCGCCGCCGTCGCGCGCGGAGCCGGGGAACACGACCGGCCGGTCCTCGCCGCCGGCGGTGCGCGGGAGCGGGATCGCTCGGAGGTCGCGGGCGGCTGA
- a CDS encoding L,D-transpeptidase family protein, whose product MRDIGRRGAVVLGVTGLVAPLTLALGTAPAQAASCTTQAGPYQKKVEKFLGRPVDGRQSAADCKAIQAFQNKHGITPNIGYAGSVTWGVMDLMNKQKAVGKKPNKSGKCPVNKGRIACVDLTLQLSWIQDGSRLVYGPVPVRTGRKGYATRTGLKKIYWRDVDHYSTLYNVRMPYSQFFDGGQAFHSVGLSMWNPPGSHGCVNMTTKDAKKYWSLLKKGSNVFVYGRKPGS is encoded by the coding sequence ATGAGAGACATCGGCAGGCGGGGAGCGGTCGTACTGGGCGTCACGGGACTGGTGGCGCCACTCACACTCGCGCTCGGTACCGCACCGGCGCAGGCGGCGAGTTGCACGACGCAGGCGGGGCCGTACCAGAAGAAGGTGGAGAAGTTCCTCGGGCGGCCGGTGGACGGACGGCAGTCGGCCGCCGACTGCAAGGCCATACAGGCCTTCCAGAACAAGCACGGCATCACGCCGAACATCGGCTACGCGGGTTCCGTCACCTGGGGCGTGATGGACCTCATGAACAAGCAGAAGGCCGTGGGCAAGAAGCCCAACAAGAGCGGCAAGTGCCCGGTCAACAAGGGCCGTATCGCCTGCGTCGACCTCACCCTCCAGCTCAGCTGGATCCAGGACGGCAGCCGGCTCGTCTACGGGCCGGTCCCGGTGCGCACGGGACGCAAGGGGTACGCGACCCGCACCGGACTGAAGAAGATCTACTGGCGGGACGTCGACCACTACTCGACCCTCTACAACGTGCGGATGCCCTACAGCCAGTTCTTCGACGGCGGCCAGGCCTTCCACTCCGTCGGTCTGAGCATGTGGAACCCGCCGGGCTCGCACGGCTGCGTGAACATGACGACGAAGGACGCCAAGAAGTACTGGTCGCTGCTGAAGAAGGGCAGCAACGTCTTCGTCTACGGCCGCAAGCCGGGTTCCTGA
- a CDS encoding peptidoglycan-binding domain-containing protein, which yields MSTPPGHGQPHGGDPLEPVRVIRPRRTDALADLMREFREYQRSATDGPAEDAATEELPAAPAGRPASRHVPLREPAGAGRSLRWAAVAVAVVAAALLGFGCALLLAARGGAAGTAAPPQPSVTAADPPARATAPTAASSADPDGPGTLREGDSGPDVTALQERLLRIPDVYRDGSTTGRYDDELKEAVARFQLWYGIRGDETGVYGDDTRRALESRTTADGG from the coding sequence GTGTCGACACCGCCCGGACACGGACAGCCGCACGGCGGGGATCCCCTGGAGCCGGTACGCGTCATCCGGCCCAGACGGACCGACGCCCTCGCCGACCTCATGCGGGAGTTCAGGGAGTACCAGCGGAGCGCCACCGACGGACCCGCCGAGGACGCGGCGACCGAGGAACTCCCGGCCGCGCCGGCCGGGAGGCCCGCGTCCCGCCATGTGCCGCTCCGGGAGCCGGCCGGAGCGGGGCGCTCACTGCGCTGGGCCGCCGTCGCGGTCGCCGTCGTCGCGGCCGCGCTGCTCGGTTTCGGCTGCGCCCTCCTGCTGGCAGCCCGGGGCGGGGCCGCCGGCACGGCGGCCCCGCCGCAGCCCTCCGTGACCGCCGCAGACCCGCCCGCCCGGGCCACGGCCCCCACCGCGGCCTCGTCGGCCGATCCGGACGGCCCCGGCACCCTGCGCGAGGGCGACAGCGGCCCGGACGTCACCGCACTGCAAGAACGCCTCCTGCGCATCCCGGACGTCTACCGCGACGGCTCCACCACCGGCCGCTACGACGACGAACTGAAGGAGGCCGTCGCCCGCTTCCAGCTCTGGTACGGCATCAGAGGCGACGAGACCGGCGTCTACGGCGACGACACCCGCCGCGCCCTGGAGTCCCGCACGACGGCCGACGGCGGATGA
- a CDS encoding S1 family peptidase, which yields MGHARRRVVRRVTRLTAVAGLLLGGAMVAQAAMASEPPAAARGTAGPADTPGTSGAALVARLGASRTAGSWIGSDGRPVVAVTDDRAAAEVRRAGAEAKIVRHSMNELKAATTTLRAAPRVTGTAWVMDYRANQVTVEGDSTVSAADWARMTEVASRIGGFVRMERTKGTFTTRLNGAQPILSTGGRCSAGFNVTDGRSDYILTAGHCGPNGSIWFADGQGDQQLGRTVAGSFPGGDFSLVRYDSGSAGPGADVVAIGGGNGVRITGAGDPAVGQRVFRSGSTSGLRDGEVTGLGATVNYPEGTVTGLIRTSVCAEPGDSGGPLFSEGIALGVTSGGSGDCTTGGTTFFQPVTKALSALDVRLIVSEARLGTGPSTQPSAAATHSAIAPGAASPGSSAPVTGIPDGTALLSRLSDPQNVGPGLLVMGGSLIALVATRWIRAERDRKAYQRYYSATWS from the coding sequence ATGGGGCACGCACGACGACGGGTCGTCCGGCGGGTGACACGGCTGACGGCCGTCGCGGGACTCCTCCTGGGAGGAGCGATGGTCGCGCAGGCGGCGATGGCGAGCGAGCCTCCCGCCGCGGCGCGCGGCACCGCGGGGCCGGCCGACACGCCCGGCACGTCCGGCGCCGCCCTGGTGGCCCGGCTGGGCGCCTCCCGCACGGCGGGCAGCTGGATCGGCTCCGACGGGCGTCCGGTGGTCGCCGTGACCGACGACCGGGCGGCCGCGGAGGTGCGGCGGGCGGGCGCCGAGGCGAAGATCGTGCGGCACAGCATGAACGAGCTGAAGGCGGCCACCACGACGCTGCGCGCGGCGCCCCGGGTGACCGGCACGGCCTGGGTGATGGACTACCGCGCCAACCAGGTGACGGTCGAGGGCGACAGCACGGTCTCCGCCGCCGACTGGGCCCGGATGACCGAGGTCGCGAGCAGGATCGGCGGCTTTGTGCGCATGGAGCGCACCAAGGGCACCTTCACCACCCGTCTCAACGGGGCGCAGCCCATCCTGTCGACCGGCGGGCGCTGCTCGGCGGGTTTCAACGTGACCGACGGGCGGAGCGACTACATCCTCACCGCGGGCCACTGCGGGCCCAACGGTTCCATCTGGTTCGCCGACGGCCAGGGCGATCAGCAGCTCGGCAGGACGGTCGCCGGTTCCTTCCCCGGCGGTGACTTCTCGCTGGTGCGGTACGACTCCGGCAGTGCGGGCCCGGGCGCCGACGTGGTGGCGATCGGCGGCGGCAACGGCGTAAGGATCACGGGAGCGGGCGATCCGGCCGTGGGTCAGCGGGTGTTCCGCAGCGGCAGCACGAGCGGGCTGCGCGACGGCGAGGTGACCGGCCTGGGCGCGACCGTGAACTACCCGGAGGGCACCGTCACCGGCCTCATCCGGACCTCGGTGTGCGCGGAGCCGGGCGACAGCGGCGGTCCGCTGTTCTCCGAGGGCATCGCCCTGGGGGTGACCTCGGGCGGCAGCGGCGACTGCACGACGGGCGGCACGACGTTCTTCCAGCCGGTCACCAAGGCGCTCTCCGCCCTCGATGTGCGGCTGATCGTGTCCGAGGCGCGGCTGGGCACCGGGCCGAGCACGCAGCCGTCCGCCGCGGCGACCCACAGCGCCATCGCGCCGGGCGCGGCCTCCCCCGGCTCCTCGGCACCGGTGACCGGCATCCCGGACGGGACCGCACTGCTCTCCCGGTTGTCGGACCCGCAGAACGTCGGGCCCGGCCTTCTGGTCATGGGCGGCAGTCTGATCGCCCTGGTGGCCACCCGCTGGATCCGTGCGGAACGGGACCGGAAGGCCTACCAGAGGTACTACTCGGCGACGTGGAGCTGA
- a CDS encoding DUF3800 domain-containing protein: MARDGVREVACDESGSDGENLIDGNTDVFAHASVLLPVESAAGCVQEIRHRIRSPAEEYKANHLLREKHRAVLEWVLSPAGPMYGHARVDLTEKAFFVVDRALDVLLGDAAGADALYRAGREALGADGWRRFLRAANRLLRARSDADPADPVDAFFTDVQELRRAAAWEASEPAAAVLERLAGSRERAEAYRARVAAGPPLIPVLNPLLPAIVRTAALWSAPGIAVRLVHDRQNMLTPDRVDWLLRTARQQGVALDGVELVHSRSDPRVQLADFLAGVARKLASDELNGYGDPVLTALLRPYIGAASVWGDAPSWARLNPFPDGPGPEPRAGSGARLPC; encoded by the coding sequence ATGGCGCGGGACGGGGTACGGGAGGTCGCCTGTGACGAGTCGGGGTCGGACGGCGAGAACCTCATCGACGGCAACACCGACGTCTTCGCGCACGCCAGTGTGCTGCTCCCGGTGGAGTCCGCGGCCGGGTGCGTGCAGGAGATACGGCACCGGATCCGCTCGCCCGCGGAGGAGTACAAGGCCAACCACCTGCTGCGGGAGAAGCACCGGGCGGTACTGGAGTGGGTGCTCTCCCCCGCCGGGCCGATGTACGGGCACGCCCGCGTGGACCTCACCGAGAAGGCGTTCTTCGTGGTGGACCGGGCCCTTGACGTGCTGCTCGGGGACGCGGCCGGGGCGGACGCCCTGTACAGGGCGGGGCGCGAGGCCCTCGGCGCGGACGGCTGGCGGCGGTTCCTGCGGGCGGCCAACCGGCTGCTGCGGGCCAGAAGCGACGCGGATCCCGCGGACCCGGTGGACGCCTTCTTCACCGACGTCCAGGAGCTGCGGCGGGCGGCGGCGTGGGAGGCTTCCGAACCGGCCGCGGCGGTCCTGGAACGGCTGGCGGGCAGCCGTGAGCGCGCCGAGGCCTACCGGGCCCGGGTCGCCGCGGGCCCGCCCCTGATCCCCGTGCTCAACCCGCTGCTGCCCGCGATCGTGCGGACGGCCGCGCTGTGGAGCGCGCCGGGCATCGCCGTGCGGCTCGTGCACGACCGGCAGAACATGCTCACCCCCGACCGTGTCGACTGGCTCCTGCGGACGGCCCGGCAGCAGGGGGTGGCCCTGGACGGCGTGGAACTCGTCCACTCACGGAGCGATCCTCGGGTGCAGCTCGCCGACTTCCTCGCCGGCGTCGCCCGCAAGCTCGCCTCCGACGAGCTGAACGGGTACGGCGACCCGGTGCTCACCGCGCTGCTGCGCCCCTATATCGGTGCGGCCTCCGTCTGGGGGGACGCCCCGAGCTGGGCCCGCCTCAATCCGTTCCCGGACGGCCCCGGCCCCGAGCCGCGGGCCGGATCGGGGGCGCGGCTGCCCTGTTGA
- a CDS encoding SpoIIE family protein phosphatase produces the protein MAALAKVVARQRAELDRLQDQAAASAVLERAKGALMALTGCGAEAAYEELLARSKTADHTLMEECWITLGALESRPDPADAEPGAPAPEDPAPAAARPGPAETGADVPYGDGGSGVLAVFGRALVRVGTSRDLAQCLLDHVAVPVGAAAVVIYRRLPSGGLELTGHAGVDDAFADLWRHVPPVSGVAARHALETREELWLEDLAEDSKRYVPIGGPDGPWRTRAWLPVLQGDTADAVIGVLRDRDGPFPPDVRELLRGMTRLCASRLRAFATRPEPAVAGAGDGTEAVVRALFDALPGATLLLTPLRSPSGEVEDYRIDAATAQTVDVVGRGGRELVGRRVLECWPAVAREPLWQGWLDALSGGESFEGEPFARQELGPGGQELSMYSVRAARLGEGLVVTWLRHESSDRQEQRLADIQRLGHLGWATWNLVTQEAVWSYQVYELCDRDPGDGPVRLAELPELAMPEDEPALARVVRELLGEGKPFDVPFRIRTTAGVRHLRVVAEAVPDAEGTPVQVHGFVQDLTAQRSAELALVESERAILAQHGILQAERTLAGRLQHALLPLPRRPVRLAGLRVDVAYLPAQSGIHVGGDWFSAIELPGGDALFVIGDVAGHGIDAVATMAQLRFTAKGMILTGSALTDALLGLNTLLLHSRDTRRTATMVLARYKPAERRLLWAQAGHPPPLLLRRGEPRFLDRPHGVLLGATGTPMFEEAECRLEPGDRLLLYTDGLVERPGEGIQEGLERLAGAAAAGRGDPAGALGSLLASMLESERRDDVCVLDLRVPAQPA, from the coding sequence ATGGCGGCGCTGGCCAAGGTGGTGGCAAGGCAGCGGGCCGAGCTCGACCGGCTCCAGGACCAGGCGGCGGCCTCGGCCGTGCTGGAGCGGGCCAAGGGGGCGCTGATGGCGCTGACCGGCTGCGGGGCGGAGGCCGCGTACGAGGAACTGCTGGCACGCTCCAAGACCGCGGACCACACGCTCATGGAAGAGTGCTGGATCACCCTCGGCGCCCTGGAGTCCCGACCGGATCCGGCCGACGCCGAGCCGGGAGCACCCGCACCCGAGGACCCCGCGCCCGCCGCCGCCCGGCCGGGCCCCGCCGAGACCGGGGCGGATGTTCCGTACGGGGACGGCGGCTCGGGGGTCCTCGCGGTGTTCGGCAGGGCTCTGGTCCGCGTCGGCACCTCACGGGATCTCGCCCAGTGTCTGCTGGATCACGTCGCCGTGCCCGTGGGCGCCGCCGCCGTGGTGATCTACCGGAGGCTGCCCTCCGGAGGTCTGGAGCTGACCGGCCACGCCGGCGTCGACGACGCGTTCGCCGACCTGTGGCGGCACGTTCCGCCGGTCAGCGGCGTGGCCGCCCGGCACGCCCTGGAGACCCGCGAGGAACTGTGGCTGGAGGACCTCGCCGAGGACAGCAAGCGGTACGTGCCGATCGGGGGTCCGGACGGCCCGTGGCGCACCCGTGCCTGGCTGCCCGTGCTCCAGGGGGACACGGCGGACGCCGTCATCGGTGTGCTGCGCGACCGAGACGGCCCCTTCCCCCCGGACGTCCGGGAGTTGCTGCGCGGAATGACCCGGCTGTGCGCGAGCCGGCTGCGTGCCTTCGCCACCCGGCCGGAGCCCGCCGTGGCGGGTGCCGGGGACGGTACCGAGGCCGTGGTCCGTGCCCTGTTCGACGCGCTGCCCGGCGCCACGCTGCTGCTCACCCCGCTGCGGTCGCCGTCGGGCGAGGTCGAGGACTACCGCATCGACGCCGCGACGGCGCAGACCGTCGACGTGGTCGGCCGGGGCGGACGCGAACTGGTGGGCCGCCGGGTCCTGGAGTGCTGGCCGGCCGTCGCCCGGGAGCCGCTGTGGCAGGGCTGGTTGGACGCGCTGAGCGGCGGGGAGTCCTTCGAGGGCGAGCCGTTCGCGCGGCAGGAGCTGGGGCCGGGCGGCCAGGAACTGTCGATGTACTCGGTGCGGGCCGCCCGGCTGGGCGAGGGCCTGGTGGTCACCTGGCTGCGGCACGAGTCCTCCGACCGCCAGGAGCAGCGCCTCGCGGACATCCAGCGGCTGGGCCACCTCGGCTGGGCCACCTGGAACCTGGTCACCCAGGAGGCGGTCTGGTCGTACCAGGTCTACGAGTTGTGCGACCGCGACCCCGGGGACGGCCCGGTCCGCCTGGCCGAACTGCCGGAGCTCGCCATGCCCGAGGACGAACCCGCACTCGCCCGGGTGGTGCGCGAACTGCTCGGCGAGGGCAAGCCGTTCGACGTGCCGTTCCGGATCAGAACGACGGCCGGGGTACGGCATCTGCGGGTCGTCGCCGAGGCCGTACCGGACGCCGAGGGCACCCCGGTCCAGGTGCACGGCTTCGTGCAGGATCTCACCGCGCAGCGCAGCGCCGAACTCGCCCTGGTGGAGAGCGAGCGGGCGATCCTGGCGCAGCACGGCATCCTCCAGGCCGAGCGGACGCTGGCGGGCCGGCTCCAGCACGCGCTGCTGCCGCTTCCCCGGCGGCCCGTGCGGCTGGCCGGACTCCGGGTCGACGTGGCCTATCTGCCGGCGCAGTCGGGGATCCACGTCGGTGGTGACTGGTTCAGCGCGATCGAACTTCCGGGCGGCGACGCGCTGTTCGTGATCGGCGACGTCGCCGGGCACGGCATCGACGCGGTGGCCACCATGGCCCAGCTCCGTTTCACGGCCAAGGGCATGATCCTCACCGGTTCGGCGCTGACGGACGCGCTCCTCGGGCTGAACACCCTGCTGCTGCACTCCCGTGACACGCGTCGCACGGCCACCATGGTGCTGGCCCGCTACAAGCCGGCCGAGCGCCGTCTGCTGTGGGCCCAGGCGGGCCACCCGCCGCCGCTGCTGCTGCGCCGGGGCGAGCCGCGCTTCCTGGACCGTCCGCACGGTGTCCTGCTCGGCGCGACCGGGACCCCGATGTTCGAGGAGGCGGAGTGCCGGCTGGAGCCGGGCGACCGGTTGCTGCTGTACACCGACGGCCTGGTCGAGCGGCCCGGCGAGGGCATCCAGGAGGGCTTGGAGCGACTCGCCGGGGCGGCCGCGGCTGGGCGTGGCGACCCGGCCGGTGCGCTGGGGTCGCTGCTGGCCTCGATGCTGGAGAGCGAACGCCGCGACGACGTCTGCGTCCTCGACCTCCGGGTGCCCGCGCAGCCGGCTTAG
- a CDS encoding TetR family transcriptional regulator — protein sequence MSSSTAASRRGEKARSAAGRPPMREALVGAAFRLFLERGYEQTTVDDIVALAGVGRRSFFRYFPSKEDVVFPDHERCLADMTTFLAAGGDEDEPVRRACDAARLVLRMYAENPAFSVQRYRITKRVPGLRAYELSVVWRYERALAGYLRARFAGRRDGTLRADVIAAAVVAAHNNALRTWLRSDGLGDAGAAVDHALNHVQTAFRDPAAPRAERAPGAARDDVVVVVARRGAPLWQVVREVETALAEGRPPGS from the coding sequence ATGAGCTCCAGCACTGCCGCGTCCCGCCGCGGTGAGAAGGCGCGGTCGGCGGCCGGGCGGCCACCCATGCGGGAGGCCCTCGTGGGGGCGGCGTTCCGGCTGTTCCTGGAGCGCGGCTACGAACAGACCACCGTCGACGACATCGTGGCGCTCGCCGGGGTCGGACGGCGGTCCTTCTTCCGCTACTTCCCCTCCAAGGAGGACGTGGTCTTCCCCGACCACGAGCGGTGTCTGGCCGACATGACGACCTTCCTCGCCGCCGGCGGCGACGAGGACGAGCCCGTGCGGCGGGCCTGCGACGCGGCCCGGCTGGTCCTGCGGATGTACGCGGAGAACCCGGCGTTCTCCGTCCAGCGCTACCGGATCACCAAGCGCGTACCGGGGCTGCGGGCCTACGAGTTGTCGGTGGTGTGGCGCTACGAGCGCGCGCTGGCCGGATATCTGCGGGCCCGGTTCGCGGGGCGGCGCGACGGGACCCTGCGGGCGGACGTGATCGCGGCGGCCGTGGTGGCGGCGCACAACAACGCCCTGCGCACGTGGCTGCGTTCGGACGGCCTCGGCGACGCGGGCGCCGCGGTGGACCACGCGCTGAACCATGTGCAGACCGCCTTCCGCGACCCGGCCGCCCCTCGCGCCGAACGGGCGCCCGGGGCGGCGCGGGACGACGTGGTCGTCGTGGTCGCACGGCGCGGAGCGCCCCTGTGGCAGGTGGTGCGGGAGGTCGAGACGGCGCTCGCGGAGGGCCGTCCGCCCGGGAGTTGA
- a CDS encoding MurR/RpiR family transcriptional regulator, with protein MSSPQQARAQASAITSGKTAPRAEAAPASQLRTIFDGPHLSPGQRRIAQYLIENITEAAFLSITELADRVGVSQPSVTRFAAAVGFSGYPALRERLQSFALRTLAGGPGAAEQDRSNELQAAVDAEIGNLENLRRDFADPRLVIDTGRALSLSTPLTVLGLRISASLAEYFAYAARRIHPDVRLVTRGGSVAYDTLLQAREAGGTWVLAFSMPRHAHETLAAVRVARDAGLKVAVITDLALGPVADEADVTFATGTGPRLVFDTYAAPGVMCAALLQAMTDADPERTQARLEEYEQIADQHDFFLRD; from the coding sequence GTGTCATCACCGCAGCAGGCGCGCGCGCAGGCGTCCGCGATCACCTCGGGAAAGACGGCGCCCCGGGCGGAGGCCGCCCCCGCGTCCCAGCTCAGGACGATCTTCGACGGACCCCATCTGTCTCCCGGGCAGCGCCGCATCGCGCAGTACCTGATCGAGAACATCACCGAGGCCGCGTTCCTGTCGATCACGGAGCTGGCCGACCGGGTCGGCGTCAGCCAGCCGTCGGTGACGCGGTTCGCCGCGGCGGTCGGCTTCAGCGGCTACCCCGCGCTGCGCGAGAGGCTCCAGTCCTTCGCGCTGCGGACGCTGGCGGGCGGGCCGGGCGCGGCCGAGCAGGACCGGAGCAACGAACTCCAGGCGGCCGTCGACGCGGAGATCGGGAACCTGGAGAACCTGCGCCGCGACTTCGCCGACCCCCGTCTCGTGATCGACACAGGCCGCGCGCTGTCGCTCTCGACCCCGCTGACCGTCCTCGGCCTGCGCATCTCGGCGTCGCTCGCCGAGTACTTCGCCTACGCGGCGCGGCGCATCCATCCGGACGTGCGGCTGGTGACCCGCGGCGGCAGCGTCGCCTACGACACGCTGCTGCAGGCCCGGGAGGCCGGCGGCACCTGGGTGCTGGCCTTCTCCATGCCCCGGCACGCCCACGAGACCCTGGCCGCCGTCCGGGTGGCCCGCGACGCCGGGCTCAAGGTGGCCGTGATCACCGACCTGGCGCTCGGGCCGGTGGCCGACGAGGCCGACGTCACCTTCGCCACCGGGACCGGGCCCCGGCTGGTCTTCGACACCTACGCCGCGCCCGGAGTGATGTGCGCGGCGCTGCTCCAGGCCATGACCGACGCCGATCCGGAACGGACCCAGGCCCGGCTGGAGGAGTACGAGCAGATCGCCGACCAGCACGACTTCTTCCTCCGGGACTGA